Genomic DNA from Brassica rapa cultivar Chiifu-401-42 chromosome A04, CAAS_Brap_v3.01, whole genome shotgun sequence:
AGTTTCAACATGTGTTTATTTAAGTACATATATTTATCCATGTTCTTTGTGAAGCCAACGTTTATAGCAATACCTTAGGCAAAAACTGTCCAATGTTTTGCACAATGCCTTCCATGGACTTTGAAGCAACCGCAAGTACTTCTCCTAACTCTTTCGTCTCAACCTGATATTGAGAATCAAAAGTGATTAATGCAAAAGATACACAAAAGGGAACAATGTTAATCCGAACAATATAAACCTTGATATCAACATCTAGAGGGAGACGCAAGGAGGCATTCAATAAAGCTTCAGATGTTTCCGATAGTGCACCTGAGTATTCTTCTTCAAGAGTTGTCCATTGTTCCAATAAAGGCACCTGCATATAGTTATTAAAGAGGTCAGTCCACCAACTACTAACACTAATAAATGTTTTCTCAAACACTTTTACAGTCTAATGAGATAATCAAATCTGACTTACTTGAGGCTCCACAATCTCCTTAAGAGCTTTTACTCTCACTAATCCTTGGAGCTCTATGCGTTTCTTATGTACACAATGAGAGAGCTCTGACATTTTCAAACCAAGTGAATAAAACATTCTCTGCAAGAAAGTTATAATTCACCATAGAAGTTAGAGACTATGGCTAGTTCGTTCAGAATGTTAATGTTAGAGTCATACATACATACCTCGGCTTCTGCTTTATGAGCTTGTTTTATGACGTCAGCATTTGCGTTTGCGAATCTCCATTGCAAGTAGCGGTTGTGTAGCAGTTTCAAAGAGTGTGCATCCGCTTGTTGTCCTAAAACTCTCTTCTGTCTCTTTATATCTCCTTGAGACTTCAAGTTAGGTGCCACGGGAGGCAATGACAAGCCAACGCCGTTTTTAACCAACAACGAAGCCCTAAACGACGACGTATCATCATCGTTgagtttctcttcttcttcaccgtCCATGGAGACGGATAATCTCAGAAGCCTAGCGGCGGCTGATGACGTAAGCAGACGCTGCTGGTTCGATCGAGACCTAGACGGAGGCGGCGGCAACGTTAGAGTGTGTCCGTTCTCCTCTCTCAACGGCTTGGATCGATTCCGCCGCTGGTTGTTTTTTCCTCCGTCGAGAGGAAACGGCGAGTCTTGTCCACGCGCCGCCGTCTCCGGAGGGCGGTTCTCGTCGCCTTCCGGTAGTTTTAACTGCCTTCTCGGCTTCTGAGTTGAAACGGATGGCTGATGATGTCCGGAAGATGAAGCAACCGGAGACATGAATCTGGAGCTGACTTCTCTCACTCTAGGACGCCGCGTAGAAGGCGGAGGAAACGGAACCGGGACCGGCGCAGTTATCGCCGGTGTTGATTGGCCGGTTCTCGTCTCCATTTCAGTTGGATCGATGAGAAATTGGATCAAAGGGATTGACTCAGAGGAGGAAGAAAGGTGGGAGAAGAGGAGTAGCCGTTGAGTAATGCTTGAAAAGTACAACGGTTCTTCTCTTCTTGTCTGAACGGTTTTAATTAGTTTAACGAATTAACgggaatttaaaattaattcgATAACTCGGGATTAATTTTGGCGGGCCTTGGGCCCAATTAGGAGCGTCGAGTTTAATTATATGTGTTCTTATAACGTGAGAGGTTAATTAATTTGGGGTGGGGCCATTTTACAATTAACCTTATTTAACTTGAgaggttttgttttttgtttgtctaTTATCCTTCTGTTTCTCTATACTCTGGTGATCTTAACTCCAA
This window encodes:
- the LOC103866127 gene encoding protein ENDOSPERM DEFECTIVE 1 isoform X2, producing METRTGQSTPAITAPVPVPFPPPSTRRPRVREVSSRFMSPVASSSGHHQPSVSTQKPRRQLKLPEGDENRPPETAARGQDSPFPLDGGKNNQRRNRSKPLREENGHTLTLPPPPSRSRSNQQRLLTSSAAARLLRLSVSMDGEEEEKLNDDDTSSFRASLLVKNGVGLSLPPVAPNLKSQGDIKRQKRVLGQQADAHSLKLLHNRYLQWRFANANADVIKQAHKAEAERMFYSLGLKMSELSHCVHKKRIELQGLVRVKALKEIVEPQVPLLEQWTTLEEEYSGALSETSEALLNASLRLPLDVDIKVETKELGEVLAVASKSMEGIVQNIGQFLPKTQEIESLLSELAIVSSREKVSVEDCGVALLKTHSSHVEDCYLRSQLIQQHHKQCV
- the LOC103866127 gene encoding protein ENDOSPERM DEFECTIVE 1 isoform X1 encodes the protein METRTGQSTPAITAPVPVPFPPPSTRRPRVREVSSRFMSPVASSSGHHQPSVSTQKPRRQLKLPEGDENRPPETAARGQDSPFPLDGGKNNQRRNRSKPLREENGHTLTLPPPPSRSRSNQQRLLTSSAAARLLRLSVSMDGEEEEKLNDDDTSSFRASLLVKNGVGLSLPPVAPNLKSQGDIKRQKRVLGQQADAHSLKLLHNRYLQWRFANANADVIKQAHKAEAERMFYSLGLKMSELSHCVHKKRIELQGLVRVKALKEIVEPQVPLLEQWTTLEEEYSGALSETSEALLNASLRLPLDVDIKVYIVRINIVPFCVSFALITFDSQYQVETKELGEVLAVASKSMEGIVQNIGQFLPKTQEIESLLSELAIVSSREKVSVEDCGVALLKTHSSHVEDCYLRSQLIQQHHKQCV